One window of the Pseudofrankia sp. DC12 genome contains the following:
- a CDS encoding lysophospholipid acyltransferase family protein, whose product MAEYVYRPVISVALGLFRGLDLKIDVRGQENVPATGGAVVLINHVSYLDFALAGVPFWQAQRRYVRFMAKKSTFESKLTGPLMRGMHHISVDRSAGAGSLRTAVEALRSGELVGVFPEATIHPHYCLAPFKSGAARMAAAAGVPVIPMVLWGSQRVLTKGQPRNLRKARHTPILMSLGAPVPPEELADTAAGTALLYDVMGKLLDDAQHRYPAPAPGEPDWWQPAHLGGSAPPRPDEPADPPPADSAARVEEPPAQRSDDVAPAGSPALVKEAEPPAV is encoded by the coding sequence GTGGCGGAGTACGTCTACCGGCCGGTGATCAGCGTCGCGCTGGGCCTGTTCCGCGGGCTGGACCTGAAGATCGACGTTCGGGGGCAGGAGAACGTCCCCGCGACCGGCGGCGCCGTGGTGCTGATCAACCACGTCTCCTACCTCGACTTCGCGCTGGCCGGGGTGCCGTTCTGGCAGGCGCAGAGGCGCTACGTCCGCTTCATGGCGAAGAAGTCGACCTTCGAGAGCAAGCTCACCGGTCCGCTGATGCGCGGCATGCACCACATCTCGGTCGACCGGTCCGCCGGCGCAGGCTCGCTGCGGACCGCCGTCGAGGCGCTACGGTCGGGCGAGCTGGTCGGGGTCTTCCCCGAGGCGACGATCCACCCGCACTACTGCCTGGCCCCGTTCAAGTCCGGCGCCGCGCGGATGGCCGCCGCGGCGGGCGTCCCGGTCATCCCGATGGTCCTCTGGGGCAGCCAGCGGGTGCTCACCAAGGGCCAGCCCCGCAACCTGCGCAAGGCCCGCCACACGCCGATCCTGATGTCGCTCGGCGCCCCCGTCCCGCCCGAGGAACTGGCGGACACGGCCGCCGGCACCGCGCTGCTGTACGACGTCATGGGCAAGCTGCTCGACGACGCGCAGCACCGTTACCCGGCGCCCGCCCCCGGCGAGCCGGACTGGTGGCAGCCCGCGCACCTGGGCGGCTCCGCTCCGCCGCGCCCCGACGAACCGGCCGACCCGCCCCCGGCGGACAGCGCCGCCCGCGTCGAGGAGCCCCCCGCGCAGCGTTCCGACGACGTCGCGCCGGCCGGCAGTCCGGCGCTGGTCAAGGAGGCCGAGCCGCCGGCGGTCTGA
- a CDS encoding SOS response-associated peptidase, with translation MCGRYTQTLNADDLATAMSAQDDTGGEVRERYNVAPTTTQPIVTARRPAGDTAAPAGAPEAGGRVLRLARWGLVPSWAKDVSIGSRMINARSETLAEKPMFRKAFAARRCLVPVTGFYEWHRPGGKKPGQPYFIHRGDHPGVGPAGPLLAFAGLYEVWRGGEQPLVTYTIITTGPAVGLELLHDRSPVVLPASVWDRWLDPDYADTDALAPLLAPAPAGVLELYPVGPEVGDVRNQGPTLVERFELPAGAPGPRAAAPAGSAPVAGEPAAADDPSAAAGQAWAGAAGPLDLTLFDDAR, from the coding sequence ATGTGTGGCCGGTACACCCAGACGCTGAACGCGGACGATCTCGCGACCGCGATGTCCGCCCAGGACGACACCGGCGGTGAGGTGCGCGAGCGCTACAACGTCGCCCCGACGACGACGCAGCCGATCGTGACGGCGCGGCGCCCGGCGGGCGACACGGCCGCGCCGGCCGGCGCGCCCGAAGCCGGCGGCCGGGTGCTGCGGCTGGCCCGCTGGGGGCTGGTGCCGTCCTGGGCGAAGGACGTCTCGATCGGGTCACGCATGATCAATGCCAGGTCGGAGACGCTGGCCGAGAAGCCCATGTTCCGCAAGGCGTTCGCGGCCCGGCGCTGCCTCGTTCCGGTCACCGGTTTCTACGAGTGGCACCGGCCCGGCGGCAAGAAGCCGGGCCAGCCGTACTTCATCCACCGTGGCGATCATCCCGGGGTCGGCCCCGCCGGCCCGCTGCTTGCCTTCGCCGGCCTCTACGAGGTCTGGCGCGGCGGGGAACAGCCCCTCGTCACCTACACGATCATTACGACCGGTCCGGCGGTGGGCCTGGAGCTCCTGCACGACCGGTCGCCGGTCGTCCTCCCGGCGTCGGTCTGGGACCGCTGGCTCGACCCGGACTACGCGGACACCGATGCCCTGGCGCCGCTGCTCGCCCCGGCCCCGGCCGGCGTCCTCGAGCTCTATCCGGTCGGGCCCGAGGTCGGCGACGTCCGCAACCAGGGTCCGACGCTCGTCGAGCGCTTCGAGCTGCCGGCGGGCGCCCCCGGCCCGCGCGCCGCGGCTCCGGCCGGGTCAGCCCCGGTCGCCGGCGAACCGGCCGCCGCCGACGACCCGTCGGCAGCGGCCGGCCAGGCCTGGGCGGGCGCCGCCGGGCCTCTGGACCTGACGCTGTTCGACGACGCCCGCTGA
- a CDS encoding SulP family inorganic anion transporter — protein sequence MAGRLIVATMRGYRLAWLRRDVVAGLTLVAIAVPEQMATAGLAGAPAVVGLYAFVAGSLVFAVLGREPQLSIGADSTIAPVMATGIGAVAAVGTLRYAHLLAILALMVGGLVVAVGLLRLGWISQFLSTPVVTGVLAGIAAQILVHQLSAVLGVPGGGTTTVGRLRAIAAQSGQVNGWAAGIALGVLAIIVVAERVDRRIPGALIGLACSILVFSVFGLASHGVAVVGTIHAGLPAFGLASASWADVRHLVGPALTVAFICVVQTAATVRGSGPGPRAADDFNRDLVAVGAGSVAAGLSGSFAVNASPPRTEVVVASGGRSQVASVVAAGLVLAFLAAATGTLRYLPQAALGAILVFIASRLLRVGELRSILRFDGFEFVLALVTVLAVLLVGIEQGVVVAMFLSLADRTWRAARPRDAVLGREPGTDHWIPADVGLPVEQVPGVLVYLLYAPLWYGNAEFVVIRIRAVLAATSPPVRAFVLDANGISDIDYTGARTLGELATELRQHGVTMGIARSSHLVHHDLQHAGLVHAIGPRHLYSTVEQAVAALAGPP from the coding sequence ATGGCCGGCCGGTTGATCGTCGCGACGATGCGCGGTTACCGGCTGGCGTGGCTGCGCCGCGACGTCGTGGCTGGGCTGACCCTCGTCGCGATCGCCGTGCCGGAGCAGATGGCGACCGCGGGCCTGGCCGGCGCGCCAGCGGTGGTGGGGCTCTACGCGTTCGTCGCCGGCTCGCTGGTGTTCGCCGTGCTCGGCCGCGAACCCCAGCTGTCGATCGGAGCCGACTCCACGATCGCTCCCGTCATGGCCACCGGCATCGGGGCCGTCGCCGCTGTCGGCACCCTTCGGTACGCCCACCTGTTGGCCATCCTCGCCCTGATGGTCGGTGGGCTGGTCGTCGCCGTGGGCCTGCTGCGGTTGGGGTGGATCTCCCAGTTCCTGTCCACACCGGTGGTCACGGGGGTGCTGGCGGGGATCGCGGCGCAGATCCTGGTCCATCAGCTTTCCGCGGTTCTCGGCGTGCCCGGGGGTGGGACGACGACGGTCGGCCGCCTGCGGGCCATCGCCGCCCAGAGCGGTCAGGTGAACGGGTGGGCAGCGGGAATCGCCCTCGGCGTGCTCGCGATCATTGTGGTCGCCGAGCGCGTCGACCGCCGTATACCCGGTGCGCTGATCGGCCTGGCCTGCTCGATTCTGGTCTTCTCGGTGTTCGGTCTCGCGTCGCACGGGGTGGCGGTCGTCGGCACGATTCACGCCGGCCTGCCGGCGTTCGGCCTCGCGTCGGCGTCGTGGGCCGATGTGCGCCACCTGGTCGGGCCCGCGTTGACCGTCGCGTTCATCTGCGTGGTCCAGACCGCGGCGACGGTTCGCGGGTCGGGCCCGGGCCCGCGGGCCGCCGACGACTTCAACCGGGATCTGGTGGCAGTGGGCGCCGGAAGCGTAGCGGCCGGCCTGAGCGGATCGTTCGCGGTCAACGCGAGCCCGCCGCGCACCGAGGTGGTCGTCGCGTCGGGTGGCCGGTCACAGGTGGCGTCGGTCGTCGCCGCCGGCCTCGTATTGGCTTTCCTGGCCGCGGCCACCGGAACTCTCCGGTATCTGCCGCAGGCCGCGCTGGGCGCGATTCTGGTTTTCATCGCCTCCCGGCTGTTGCGGGTGGGTGAGCTTCGATCGATCCTGCGGTTCGACGGCTTCGAGTTCGTCCTCGCCCTTGTCACGGTGCTCGCGGTGTTGCTGGTCGGGATCGAGCAGGGCGTCGTCGTGGCGATGTTCCTGTCCCTGGCCGATCGGACCTGGCGGGCCGCCCGTCCTCGTGACGCGGTGCTTGGCCGCGAGCCCGGCACGGACCACTGGATTCCCGCCGATGTCGGCCTGCCAGTCGAACAGGTACCCGGCGTGCTCGTGTATCTGCTCTACGCCCCGTTGTGGTACGGCAACGCCGAGTTCGTCGTGATACGCATCCGGGCGGTACTGGCAGCGACGAGCCCGCCCGTGCGTGCTTTTGTTCTCGACGCCAACGGTATTTCCGACATCGACTACACCGGGGCGCGGACCCTCGGCGAACTGGCGACCGAGCTACGGCAGCACGGCGTGACGATGGGGATAGCCCGGTCCTCCCATCTCGTTCACCACGACCTCCAGCACGCCGGGCTCGTCCACGCCATCGGGCCGCGGCACCTCTACTCGACCGTGGAGCAGGCCGTCGCCGCGCTGGCCGGACCGCCGTGA
- a CDS encoding helix-turn-helix transcriptional regulator: MTEFPAWSDVRAGIVSDAGGEEAVAEARKRNQAYIDGYRLAERRKSLGLTQAEVAGLMRIAKSRVSQVERGEVSTVDAIARYVHALGGQPQITAVFGDDLYILRGTDTRAA; the protein is encoded by the coding sequence ATGACGGAGTTCCCCGCGTGGAGTGACGTACGCGCCGGCATCGTCAGCGACGCCGGCGGCGAGGAGGCCGTGGCCGAGGCGCGGAAGCGCAACCAGGCCTACATCGACGGCTACCGCCTCGCCGAACGCCGTAAGAGCCTCGGCCTCACGCAGGCGGAAGTTGCTGGCCTCATGCGAATCGCCAAGAGCCGCGTCTCCCAGGTCGAACGCGGCGAGGTCTCCACCGTCGACGCCATCGCCCGCTACGTGCATGCCCTCGGCGGCCAGCCCCAGATCACCGCGGTGTTCGGAGACGACCTCTACATCCTTCGCGGCACCGATACCCGGGCGGCGTGA
- the add gene encoding adenosine deaminase, whose product MTETETGPATAAIGALAEATVGIVGDEAFVDALPKVELHVHLEGSMLPGTVLALARRHQVEDIPTTETALADWYAFKDFDHFLRVYRTAVQVLRDEDDFALLARETALGLAAQNVRYAEMYFTPFIHTRRGIPIEEVFAGINRGRLEAQAATGVEIRWISDIPGGLPDVDIVAVADLTVQYAVENGGDSVIGLGVGGAEAGVPRPQFARAFGAARDAGLRSLPHAGETTGPRTIWDSIEELGADRIGHGIRCLDDRALVARLRADRIPLDVSPTSNLRTGVVADYPSHPLPTLIAEGLAVTINSDDPPMFGTTLRDEYLHALRDLGLSRAAVAGLAAAGVRHSFLPEDRKQALLAEQSAAVTALAGGCAA is encoded by the coding sequence ATGACCGAGACGGAGACCGGCCCGGCGACGGCGGCGATCGGGGCGCTGGCCGAGGCCACGGTCGGCATCGTCGGTGACGAGGCGTTCGTCGACGCGCTGCCGAAGGTCGAGCTGCACGTCCATCTCGAAGGCTCCATGCTGCCCGGCACCGTGCTCGCGCTCGCGCGGCGTCACCAGGTCGAGGACATCCCGACCACCGAGACGGCCCTGGCGGACTGGTACGCGTTCAAGGACTTCGACCACTTCCTGCGGGTGTACCGGACGGCGGTGCAGGTGCTGCGGGACGAGGACGACTTCGCGCTGCTGGCCCGCGAGACGGCGCTGGGCCTGGCCGCGCAGAACGTCCGGTACGCGGAGATGTACTTCACCCCGTTCATCCACACTCGGCGCGGCATCCCGATCGAGGAGGTCTTCGCCGGCATCAACCGCGGCCGGCTGGAGGCCCAGGCGGCGACCGGGGTCGAGATCCGCTGGATCAGCGACATTCCCGGTGGGCTGCCCGACGTCGACATCGTGGCGGTCGCCGACCTGACCGTGCAGTACGCGGTCGAGAACGGCGGTGACAGCGTGATCGGCCTCGGCGTCGGAGGCGCCGAGGCCGGGGTGCCGCGCCCGCAGTTCGCCCGGGCGTTCGGGGCCGCCCGTGACGCCGGGCTGCGCAGCCTCCCACACGCCGGCGAGACCACCGGCCCGCGGACGATCTGGGACAGCATTGAGGAGCTGGGCGCCGACCGGATCGGTCACGGCATCCGCTGCCTGGACGACCGGGCGCTCGTCGCGCGGCTGCGCGCCGACCGCATCCCGCTGGACGTCTCGCCGACGTCGAACCTGCGGACCGGCGTCGTCGCCGACTACCCGAGCCACCCGCTGCCGACACTGATCGCCGAGGGCCTCGCGGTGACCATCAACAGCGACGACCCGCCGATGTTCGGCACCACGCTGCGGGACGAGTACCTGCACGCCCTGCGCGACCTGGGCCTGAGCCGGGCCGCCGTGGCCGGGCTCGCCGCCGCGGGCGTCCGGCATTCCTTCCTGCCCGAGGACCGCAAGCAGGCCCTGCTCGCCGAGCAGTCCGCCGCCGTCACCGCGCTGGCCGGCGGCTGCGCCGCCTGA
- a CDS encoding YciI family protein translates to MPKYLLLKHYRGGPEPHHPFAPMDQWAPEDVEAHMAFLHNVAKVLEDRGEYVDARALTPTRTWVRYGGPEAAPVTTDGPHPETSDLVAGWYMIDVESRDRALEVAAYISSEPGPGGEPLYEWIDVREVMS, encoded by the coding sequence ATGCCGAAGTACCTGCTGCTCAAGCACTACCGCGGTGGCCCTGAGCCGCACCATCCCTTCGCCCCGATGGACCAGTGGGCGCCGGAGGACGTGGAGGCGCACATGGCCTTCCTGCACAACGTCGCGAAGGTCCTGGAGGACCGCGGTGAGTACGTCGACGCGCGGGCGCTGACGCCCACCCGCACCTGGGTGCGTTACGGCGGCCCGGAGGCGGCGCCGGTGACCACCGACGGCCCGCACCCCGAGACCAGCGACCTGGTCGCCGGCTGGTACATGATCGACGTGGAGTCCCGTGACCGCGCGCTGGAGGTCGCGGCCTACATCTCCTCCGAGCCCGGGCCCGGCGGCGAGCCGCTCTACGAGTGGATCGACGTCCGGGAGGTCATGTCATGA
- a CDS encoding dihydrofolate reductase family protein: MDGVVSDPDGRWETGHGGWAFRHGAGPVDGDKFRLGARMDQGVQLYGRRTWEHFARLWPARDGDFAQRMNAVPKRVATRAGIDASAWSNSAGIDGDPLAWVAAERARRDVVVVGSLSLVHALAAADLVDEYRLITFPTVMGTGDRLLATGNTAGYRFTVAEPADADALTALTVLRRDREGKAR; this comes from the coding sequence CTGGACGGTGTGGTCTCCGACCCCGACGGGCGTTGGGAGACGGGCCACGGCGGCTGGGCGTTCCGGCACGGCGCGGGGCCGGTCGACGGCGACAAGTTCCGTCTCGGCGCGCGGATGGATCAGGGTGTGCAGCTCTACGGCCGACGGACCTGGGAGCATTTCGCCCGGCTCTGGCCGGCCCGCGACGGGGACTTCGCCCAGCGGATGAACGCCGTGCCGAAGCGCGTCGCCACCCGGGCCGGCATCGACGCGAGTGCCTGGTCGAACTCGGCGGGCATCGACGGTGACCCGCTGGCCTGGGTCGCCGCCGAGCGGGCGCGACGCGACGTCGTCGTGGTCGGCAGCCTGAGCCTGGTCCACGCGCTGGCAGCGGCCGACCTGGTCGACGAGTACCGGCTGATCACCTTCCCAACCGTCATGGGGACAGGCGACCGGCTGCTCGCCACCGGCAACACCGCCGGCTACCGCTTCACGGTCGCCGAACCGGCCGACGCGGACGCGCTGACCGCGCTCACGGTCCTGCGCCGCGACCGGGAGGGGAAGGCCCGGTAG
- a CDS encoding 5'/3'-nucleotidase SurE, translating to MGAVRQPAWAARTRLAVMAVGATAALVTGVTACGGSSDGGPATAPTTTAAAGTSAAPRPLTILVSNDDGVGAAGIDAVVTALRALPAVTVDVVAPDTNQSGTGGKTSPATPAHHDATTASGVAATSVDGFPADAVNAALGVLGLKPNLVVTGINQGQNLGPFVDLSGTVGAARAAAAHGIPALAASMGLGPTFDYSQGAGLVTAWVTAHRATFTGTGGAPLSTVTNLNIPNCGAAKIRGERELPTEPTVTDMGTAITNGQDCSSTATPADEVGAFNAGFATLTTIPARPAK from the coding sequence ATGGGTGCAGTGCGGCAGCCCGCGTGGGCAGCGCGGACGAGGCTGGCCGTCATGGCGGTCGGCGCGACGGCCGCGCTCGTCACCGGGGTGACGGCCTGCGGCGGCTCGTCCGACGGCGGCCCGGCGACCGCGCCGACGACGACGGCGGCGGCGGGCACCTCGGCGGCACCCCGGCCGCTCACGATCCTGGTCAGCAATGACGACGGTGTCGGAGCCGCCGGCATCGACGCCGTCGTGACCGCCCTGCGGGCCCTTCCCGCGGTGACCGTCGACGTCGTCGCCCCCGACACGAACCAGAGCGGGACAGGCGGCAAGACCTCCCCGGCGACGCCGGCGCACCACGACGCGACCACGGCCAGCGGCGTCGCCGCGACCTCCGTCGACGGCTTCCCAGCCGACGCCGTCAACGCGGCTCTGGGCGTCCTAGGGCTCAAGCCGAACCTCGTCGTCACGGGCATCAACCAGGGCCAGAACCTCGGGCCGTTCGTCGACCTGTCCGGTACGGTCGGCGCCGCCCGGGCCGCGGCCGCCCATGGGATTCCCGCGCTCGCGGCGAGCATGGGCCTCGGGCCGACCTTCGACTACTCGCAGGGCGCCGGGCTCGTCACCGCCTGGGTGACGGCGCACCGCGCGACGTTCACGGGAACCGGCGGCGCCCCGCTGAGCACCGTCACCAACCTGAACATCCCGAACTGCGGCGCGGCCAAGATCCGCGGGGAGCGCGAGCTGCCCACCGAGCCGACCGTGACCGACATGGGCACCGCGATCACCAACGGCCAGGACTGCTCCTCGACCGCGACCCCGGCCGACGAGGTCGGCGCCTTCAACGCCGGCTTCGCGACCCTCACCACCATCCCCGCCAGGCCGGCCAAGTAG
- a CDS encoding sigma-70 family RNA polymerase sigma factor, whose product MTSQPTGRVDEGALRALVPRVLAGLVRRGEDFDAAEDALQEALLEALRVWPGHPPRDPGAWLATVATRRLIDARRSEAARRAREDTLHEQPEPEPEPAPTTGETGDDTLFLFFCCCHPDLAPAAQVALTLRAVGGLSTREIADAFYIPEATMAQRISRAKRALRGRRLDEPGDLAVVLRVLYLVYTTGHAGRVDLAAEAIRLARQLTLATEEPEARGLLALMLLNHARLPARLDGQGRIVTLDRQDRGRWDTREIAEGVRVLQSALAVRRPGRYQIEAAIAALHDDAASAPETDWPQILAWYDDLVGLTDDPVRQDPAAVLGRAVAVGHVLGAAAGLRETDRLREVLGDRHRWHAVRGYLHELDGDLPAAGAAYAQAARRATDVAERDHLVRQATRARWT is encoded by the coding sequence GTGACCAGCCAGCCCACCGGCCGGGTGGACGAGGGCGCGCTCCGTGCCCTCGTCCCCCGGGTGCTCGCGGGGCTGGTCCGCCGCGGCGAGGACTTCGACGCCGCCGAGGACGCGCTGCAGGAGGCGCTCCTGGAGGCGCTGCGTGTCTGGCCCGGCCATCCGCCGCGCGATCCGGGTGCGTGGCTGGCCACGGTCGCGACCCGGCGACTGATCGACGCCCGTCGTAGCGAAGCCGCCCGGCGCGCCCGCGAGGACACGCTGCACGAACAGCCGGAGCCGGAGCCGGAGCCGGCGCCGACCACCGGCGAGACCGGAGACGACACTCTCTTCCTGTTTTTCTGCTGCTGCCATCCCGATCTGGCGCCGGCCGCCCAGGTGGCGCTCACCCTGCGCGCGGTCGGCGGCCTGAGCACCCGGGAGATCGCCGACGCCTTCTACATCCCGGAGGCGACGATGGCGCAGCGGATCAGCCGGGCCAAGCGCGCCCTGCGCGGGCGGCGCCTGGACGAGCCCGGCGACCTCGCGGTCGTGCTGCGCGTCCTGTATCTCGTCTACACGACCGGGCACGCGGGCCGGGTCGACCTGGCGGCCGAGGCGATCCGGCTCGCCCGCCAGCTCACCCTCGCGACCGAGGAGCCGGAGGCACGGGGGCTGCTCGCGTTGATGCTGCTCAACCACGCGCGGCTGCCGGCGCGGCTCGACGGGCAGGGCCGCATCGTCACCCTGGACCGGCAGGACAGGGGCCGCTGGGACACGCGCGAGATCGCCGAAGGAGTGCGCGTCCTGCAGTCGGCGCTGGCGGTGCGACGCCCCGGCCGCTACCAGATCGAGGCCGCCATCGCCGCCCTGCACGACGACGCGGCCAGCGCGCCGGAGACCGACTGGCCCCAGATCCTTGCCTGGTACGACGACCTGGTCGGCCTCACCGACGACCCGGTACGCCAGGACCCGGCCGCGGTGCTGGGCCGCGCTGTCGCGGTCGGCCACGTCCTCGGTGCCGCCGCCGGGCTGCGCGAGACCGACCGGCTGCGCGAGGTGCTCGGCGACCGCCACCGCTGGCACGCGGTCCGCGGCTACCTCCACGAGCTCGACGGTGATCTACCGGCCGCCGGCGCGGCGTACGCGCAGGCGGCCCGCCGGGCCACGGACGTCGCCGAGCGCGACCATCTCGTGCGTCAGGCCACCCGCGCCCGCTGGACCTGA
- a CDS encoding potassium transporter Kup, whose protein sequence is MRDAVRLAVVVGALGVVFGDIGTSPIYTLQTVFNPHDPHPVPVSQGNVFGVVSLVFWSVMIIVTVTYVLLAMRADNDGEGGIMALITLLRRMGKGRGGRTAALLAGLGIFGAALFFGDSMITPAISVLSAVEGIKIVEPSLEELVVPITAMIIVVLFLVQRFGAAAVGRMFGPVMIVWFVTVGALGVAGIAGHPAILKALSPTYALGFLVNHFGTAFFALAAVVLAVTGAEALYADMGHFGRPAISRAWLLLVFPACVLSYLGQGALILDDADNRSGPFFLLAPGWARLPLVLLATAATVIASQAVITGAYSVASQAAELGYLPRLRIVHTSESTFGQIYVPWINWVLMVSVLTLVFAFRSSAALAFAFGMAVTGTITITTLMFFYVARWKWQVPRWVLGLGASGLLLVDLLFVAANLTKIVHGAWLPLLIALTAFTVMTTWQRGRQIVTAQRQRHEGSLREFVDQLRTGALPTTRVPGTAVFLNRGKQTAPLALRANVEHNHVRHDLVVILSIETLPVPRVPAGRRTAVDDLGYTDDGITHVTAWFGYMETPDVIGILRALDPEVTEGQLDLAQASFFLSKIQLTSGEAPTMARWRKRLFIATSHLTADAAQHFGLPRDHTVIMGSHIEV, encoded by the coding sequence GTGCGCGACGCGGTGCGGCTCGCCGTGGTGGTCGGTGCGCTCGGTGTGGTGTTCGGGGACATCGGGACGAGCCCGATCTACACGCTGCAGACCGTCTTCAACCCGCACGACCCGCATCCCGTCCCCGTCAGCCAGGGCAATGTGTTCGGCGTCGTCTCCCTGGTGTTCTGGTCGGTAATGATCATCGTCACGGTCACCTATGTGCTGCTGGCGATGCGGGCCGACAACGACGGCGAGGGCGGCATCATGGCCCTGATCACCTTGCTGCGGCGGATGGGGAAGGGGCGGGGCGGCCGGACCGCCGCGCTGCTGGCCGGGCTGGGCATCTTCGGCGCGGCGCTGTTCTTCGGCGACAGCATGATCACCCCGGCGATCTCGGTGCTGTCGGCCGTCGAGGGCATCAAGATCGTGGAGCCGTCGTTGGAGGAGCTGGTGGTGCCGATCACCGCGATGATCATCGTGGTGCTCTTCCTCGTCCAGCGTTTCGGCGCGGCCGCGGTCGGCCGGATGTTCGGCCCTGTCATGATCGTCTGGTTCGTCACCGTCGGGGCGCTGGGAGTGGCCGGCATCGCCGGTCACCCGGCCATTCTCAAGGCGTTGTCGCCGACCTACGCGCTCGGGTTTCTGGTCAACCATTTCGGCACCGCGTTCTTCGCCCTGGCGGCGGTCGTGCTCGCGGTCACCGGGGCCGAGGCGCTGTACGCCGACATGGGTCACTTCGGCCGGCCGGCGATCAGCCGGGCCTGGCTGCTGCTGGTCTTTCCGGCCTGCGTGCTCAGCTATCTCGGCCAGGGCGCGCTGATTCTCGACGACGCCGACAACCGCAGCGGGCCGTTCTTCCTGCTCGCCCCCGGCTGGGCCCGGCTGCCACTGGTCCTGCTGGCCACAGCGGCGACCGTCATCGCGTCGCAGGCAGTGATCACCGGGGCCTATTCGGTCGCGTCCCAGGCCGCGGAGCTCGGCTACCTGCCCCGGCTGCGGATCGTCCACACGTCGGAGTCGACCTTCGGGCAGATCTACGTTCCCTGGATCAACTGGGTGCTGATGGTCTCGGTTCTCACGCTGGTCTTCGCGTTCCGCAGCTCGGCGGCTCTGGCGTTCGCCTTCGGGATGGCGGTCACCGGCACGATCACTATCACCACCCTGATGTTCTTCTACGTCGCCCGCTGGAAATGGCAGGTCCCGCGCTGGGTGCTCGGCCTGGGCGCGAGCGGGCTGCTGCTCGTCGACCTGCTGTTCGTCGCGGCGAACCTGACCAAGATCGTCCACGGCGCGTGGCTACCGCTGCTCATCGCCCTGACCGCGTTCACGGTCATGACGACGTGGCAGCGAGGCCGCCAGATCGTCACCGCGCAACGCCAACGGCACGAGGGATCTCTGCGCGAGTTCGTCGACCAGCTGCGCACCGGTGCCCTGCCCACGACGCGGGTGCCGGGGACGGCGGTCTTCCTCAACCGGGGCAAACAGACCGCGCCGCTCGCGTTGCGGGCCAACGTCGAGCACAACCACGTGCGGCACGACCTCGTCGTGATCCTGTCCATCGAGACGCTGCCGGTTCCGCGCGTACCGGCGGGCCGGCGAACGGCCGTGGACGACCTCGGCTACACCGACGACGGCATCACCCATGTGACCGCCTGGTTCGGCTACATGGAGACACCCGATGTCATCGGCATCCTGCGTGCCCTCGACCCGGAGGTCACCGAGGGACAGCTGGACCTGGCGCAGGCGTCCTTCTTCCTTTCCAAGATCCAGCTGACGAGCGGCGAGGCGCCGACCATGGCGCGCTGGCGCAAGCGGCTGTTCATCGCCACCTCCCACCTCACCGCCGACGCCGCCCAGCACTTCGGCCTCCCGCGCGACCACACCGTCATCATGGGTTCGCACATCGAGGTGTAG
- a CDS encoding M50 family metallopeptidase — MLVVAGLLALGTVVSDRAWPQARHVVTIVHEAGHAVVALCAGRRLAGIRLHHDTSGVTVSSGRPTGPGVVFTVAAGYPAPAVLGLAAAGLLSTGRTALLLQLFVVLLVGVLVVIRNGFGLLSVVVSMVVVLAVSILAPATLRAGFAAYVTWFLLIGGVRPVYEVSRTRRRRRDGLSDPDQLARLTGLPGGLWVTIFGTVALACLAGGTALLTGVW, encoded by the coding sequence GTGCTCGTCGTCGCCGGCCTGCTCGCGCTGGGCACGGTGGTCAGCGACCGGGCCTGGCCGCAGGCTCGGCACGTCGTGACCATCGTGCACGAGGCGGGGCATGCCGTCGTCGCCCTGTGCGCCGGCCGCCGGCTGGCCGGGATCCGCCTGCACCACGACACCTCCGGGGTCACGGTCTCCTCCGGGCGCCCGACCGGTCCCGGCGTGGTGTTCACCGTCGCCGCCGGCTACCCGGCCCCGGCAGTGCTCGGCCTCGCCGCCGCTGGGCTGCTCTCGACCGGGCGGACCGCCCTGCTGCTCCAGCTGTTCGTGGTGCTGCTCGTCGGCGTGCTGGTCGTCATCCGCAACGGGTTCGGCCTGCTGTCGGTCGTCGTCAGCATGGTCGTCGTTCTCGCGGTGTCGATCCTGGCCCCGGCGACGCTGCGGGCCGGGTTCGCCGCCTACGTCACCTGGTTCCTGCTCATCGGCGGGGTGCGGCCGGTCTACGAGGTGTCCAGGACCCGCCGGCGCCGCCGCGACGGCCTTTCCGACCCCGACCAGCTCGCCCGGCTCACCGGCCTGCCCGGTGGCCTGTGGGTCACCATCTTCGGCACTGTGGCGCTTGCCTGCCTGGCAGGCGGCACCGCCCTGCTCACCGGCGTCTGGTAG